Genomic segment of Sulfitobacter faviae:
CGTGCCACGGTGGATTTGCCCGAACCGGACTCCCCAACGATGCCCAGCGTCCGCCCCGGTTTGATGGTAAAGCTGACATCCTGCGCGGCTTTCACACCCTCGCTGCGGCGCAGGAAACCGCCGCCGCCATAGATCATGTCGAGCCCGGCCACACGCACCACTTCGCTTTGCGATGCCGCCGCCCTTGCGGGCCGCGGGGTGAGGTTGGGCACGGCGGTCAGCAGGGTGCGGGTATATTCCTTCTCCGGCTTGGTCAGCAGCTTTTCAATCGGCGCGCGTTCGACGATGTTGCCCTGCTGCATCACCGTCACGGTATCCGCGATCTCGGCCACCACGCCCATGTCATGGGTGATGAAGAGCACGGCGGTGCCGTGGCGCTCTTGCATCTCGGCGATGAGCTTGAGGATCTGCAACTGCGTGGTCACGTCCAACGCCGTCGTCGGCTCATCCGCGATCAGCAGATCGGGGTCGAGGATCAGCGCCATGGCGATCATGATGCGCTGGCGCTGCCCGCCGGAAAGCTGGTGCGGGAAGGCGTTGAAGATGCGGTTCACATCCGGCAGATGCACCTGATCCATCATGTCGAGCGTGCGTTTCTTGGCCTCGGATTGGCTCAGATCACTGTGCATATTCAGCACTTCCATGATCTGCTCGCCCACCCGCAGCACTGGGTTCAACGCGGTCATCGGCTCTTGGAAGATCATCGCGATCCGCCGCGCGCGCAGCTGGCGCATTTGCGCATGGCTGGCGCTGGTAATCTCGAAATCGTCCAGCGTGATGCTGCCGCTTTGCACCTCCAGCGCCGATTTCGGCAGAAGCCCCATGGCCGCCAGCGAGGTTACGGATTTGCCCGAGCCGGATTCACCCACCAAGCAATGCGTCTCGCCCG
This window contains:
- a CDS encoding ABC transporter ATP-binding protein; translated protein: MQFKTKDFSDAREVLKVRDLRIGLAGRPQAKPVIDGIDLTIRAGETHCLVGESGSGKSVTSLAAMGLLPKSALEVQSGSITLDDFEITSASHAQMRQLRARRIAMIFQEPMTALNPVLRVGEQIMEVLNMHSDLSQSEAKKRTLDMMDQVHLPDVNRIFNAFPHQLSGGQRQRIMIAMALILDPDLLIADEPTTALDVTTQLQILKLIAEMQERHGTAVLFITHDMGVVAEIADTVTVMQQGNIVERAPIEKLLTKPEKEYTRTLLTAVPNLTPRPARAAASQSEVVRVAGLDMIYGGGGFLRRSEGVKAAQDVSFTIKPGRTLGIVGESGSGKSTVARAIMRLIDPTAGSVNVAGTEIAKLSRRQLRDHRKHLQIVFQDPYRSLNPRWTVARSLCEGPINFGTPREEAMRHAAELMELVDLPRDALDRYPHQFSGGQRQRIAIARAVAMKPDLLVADEAVSALDVSVQAQVLDLLDDIQEKFGVAMLFITHDLRVAAQICDEVLVMQRGQVVEYGPAGDVLANPHHDYTRNLIEAAPGRHWDFANYRALGSATMTTGATA